In endosymbiont of unidentified scaly snail isolate Monju, the following are encoded in one genomic region:
- a CDS encoding fumarylacetoacetate hydrolase family protein, producing MAAEGTRMPSFPLYFVKLPGSLSAHEEPITPPPGSTGKVKFEAELGIVIGKRCFRPAREEIDQVIFGYTCVNDVTAPEPLFEDPAFGQWCRAKSFPGFGPIGPFVATGIEPDTLRVRAVLDGETLQDYPVTDMIFSPREIVYRIAREIPLYPGDLIACGTSLGAAVMQPGQTIEVAIDDIGTLRNRFAS from the coding sequence ATGGCCGCCGAGGGCACGCGGATGCCGTCCTTTCCCCTGTATTTCGTCAAGCTGCCCGGCAGCCTCTCGGCGCATGAGGAACCGATCACACCCCCGCCGGGGTCCACCGGCAAGGTCAAGTTCGAGGCCGAGCTGGGCATCGTCATCGGCAAGCGCTGCTTCCGGCCGGCGCGCGAAGAGATCGACCAGGTCATCTTCGGCTACACCTGCGTCAACGACGTGACCGCTCCCGAGCCCCTGTTCGAGGACCCGGCCTTCGGCCAGTGGTGCCGTGCCAAGAGCTTTCCCGGCTTCGGCCCGATCGGACCCTTCGTCGCCACCGGCATCGAACCCGACACGCTGCGCGTGCGCGCCGTGCTGGATGGCGAGACCCTGCAGGACTACCCGGTGACCGACATGATCTTCTCGCCCCGCGAGATCGTCTATCGCATCGCGCGCGAGATCCCTCTCTACCCGGGCGACCTGATCGCCTGCGGCACCTCGCTCGGCGCAGCGGTGATGCAGCCCGGCCAGACCATCGAGGTCGCCATCGACGACATCGGCACCCTGCGCAACCGCTTCGCCAGCTGA
- a CDS encoding pyruvate, water dikinase regulatory protein, which produces MPEHSTLFLVSDRTGITVESLVRTLLTQFDQAPVQRVVRPFCDDADKIARVEAEIDAAAEADGRPPLVYSSLVDLDLRARLKRSRGRVFDIFDLFLPALSEALHQPSIEHVGLAHGIADYKDYDQRVEAVNFALAYDDGARLRGLEEADLILVGVSRCGKTPTCLYLAMQYKVRAANFPLTEDDFLEGRLPEPLRPHRERLYGLIISPERLHQIREERRPGSTYASLAQCRRELSAAEALYRAERIPFIDSTNLSIEELAIEIMQQVGMERPW; this is translated from the coding sequence ATGCCCGAGCACAGCACCCTGTTCCTGGTCTCCGACCGTACCGGGATCACCGTCGAGAGCCTGGTTCGCACCCTGCTGACGCAGTTCGACCAGGCGCCGGTGCAACGCGTGGTGCGGCCCTTCTGCGACGATGCGGACAAGATCGCACGGGTAGAGGCCGAGATCGACGCGGCCGCCGAGGCCGACGGTCGGCCGCCGTTGGTGTATTCCAGTCTGGTGGACCTGGACCTGCGAGCGCGCCTCAAGCGCTCGCGTGGCCGGGTGTTCGACATCTTCGACCTGTTCCTGCCCGCGCTCAGCGAGGCTTTGCACCAGCCGAGCATCGAGCACGTGGGACTGGCGCACGGCATCGCCGACTACAAGGACTACGACCAGCGCGTGGAGGCGGTGAACTTTGCGCTGGCCTACGACGACGGGGCGCGCCTGCGCGGGCTGGAGGAGGCCGACCTGATCCTGGTCGGGGTCTCGCGCTGCGGCAAGACGCCGACCTGCCTGTACCTGGCCATGCAGTACAAGGTGAGGGCCGCCAACTTTCCGCTCACCGAAGACGATTTTCTCGAGGGGCGCCTGCCCGAGCCCTTGCGGCCGCACCGCGAGCGTCTGTATGGCCTGATCATTTCGCCGGAACGCCTGCACCAGATCCGCGAGGAGCGCCGGCCCGGCTCGACCTACGCCAGCCTGGCCCAATGCCGGCGCGAGCTGAGTGCCGCCGAGGCGCTCTACCGGGCCGAGCGCATCCCCTTCATCGACAGCACCAATCTCTCGATCGAGGAACTGGCGATCGAGATCATGCAGCAGGTGGGGATGGAGCGCCCCTGGTGA
- a CDS encoding FAD-linked oxidase C-terminal domain-containing protein: MQDTDLDTLRQRLAARLRQHLDPAFVLVREEERRPYECDGLSAYRHLPLLVALPGDIEQVQAVMRICHEEKVPVIARGAGTGLSGGALPREDAVLLGLSRLNRILEVDPDNLCARVQPGVRNLAISEAVRPYGLYYAPDPSSQIACTIGGNVAENAGGVHCLKYGLTVNNLLALEIVTVEGERLRIGGSGLDSPGYDLLALLTGSEGMLGIVVEVTVKLLPIPQRAQVALAAFDDVEQAGQAVADLIAEGILPAGLEMMGQASLRAAEDFVHAGYPTDAAAFPAAGRISPDYYCMDGTIPRKHLARVLREIAALSEEYGLRAANVFHAGDGNLHPLILYDGNAPGELERAEEFGGKILELCVEVGGTITGEHGVGMEKINQMCAQFPPEELQLFHAIKAAFDPHSLLNPGKAIPTLNRCAEFGAMHVKAGDLRFPHLERF, encoded by the coding sequence ATGCAAGACACTGATCTCGACACCCTGCGCCAGCGCCTGGCCGCGCGGCTGCGCCAACATCTGGACCCGGCCTTCGTGCTGGTTCGCGAGGAAGAACGTCGTCCCTACGAGTGCGACGGCCTGTCCGCCTACCGGCATCTGCCGCTGCTCGTGGCGCTGCCGGGCGATATCGAACAGGTGCAGGCGGTGATGCGCATCTGCCACGAGGAGAAGGTGCCCGTCATCGCGCGCGGCGCCGGTACCGGACTGTCCGGCGGCGCCCTGCCGCGCGAGGATGCCGTGCTGCTCGGCCTGTCGCGACTCAATCGTATCCTCGAGGTCGATCCGGACAATCTCTGTGCCCGCGTGCAGCCCGGTGTGCGCAATCTCGCCATCAGCGAAGCGGTGCGTCCGTACGGCCTCTACTACGCGCCCGATCCTTCCTCGCAGATCGCCTGCACCATCGGCGGCAATGTGGCCGAGAACGCCGGCGGCGTGCACTGCCTGAAATACGGGCTCACGGTGAACAACCTGCTGGCGCTGGAGATCGTCACCGTCGAGGGCGAACGCCTGCGTATCGGCGGCAGCGGACTGGACAGCCCCGGCTACGACCTGCTCGCCCTGCTCACCGGCTCGGAGGGCATGCTCGGCATCGTGGTCGAAGTGACCGTAAAGTTGCTGCCCATTCCCCAGCGCGCCCAGGTGGCGCTGGCCGCCTTCGACGACGTGGAACAGGCCGGCCAGGCGGTGGCTGACCTGATCGCCGAGGGCATCCTGCCGGCCGGGCTGGAGATGATGGGCCAGGCCTCGCTGCGCGCCGCCGAGGACTTCGTGCACGCCGGCTACCCGACCGATGCGGCCGCCTTCCCCGCGGCCGGCCGCATCTCGCCCGACTATTACTGCATGGACGGCACCATCCCGCGCAAGCACCTGGCGCGGGTGCTGCGCGAGATCGCCGCCCTGTCCGAGGAATATGGCCTGCGCGCGGCCAACGTCTTCCACGCCGGGGACGGCAATCTGCACCCGCTGATCCTCTACGATGGCAACGCGCCGGGTGAACTCGAACGCGCCGAGGAATTCGGCGGCAAGATCCTCGAACTGTGCGTGGAGGTCGGCGGCACCATCACCGGCGAACACGGCGTGGGGATGGAGAAGATCAACCAGATGTGCGCCCAGTTCCCGCCCGAGGAGCTGCAGCTGTTCCATGCCATCAAGGCCGCCTTCGATCCGCACAGCCTGCTCAACCCGGGCAAGGCCATCCCCACCCTCAATCGCTGCGCGGAGTTCGGCGCCATGCACGTCAAGGCCGGCGACCTGCGCTTTCCGCACCTGGAGCGCTTCTGA
- the glcE gene encoding glycolate oxidase subunit GlcE encodes MTDDLTDALREQVREAGHAGTALRIRGHDSKAFYGEPVDGEPLDLSAHRGIVDYEPTELVLTARAGTPLAEIEALLAEKGQVLAFEAPRFDGRGTLGGAVASGLAGPRRPWGGAPRDLVLGVRLLDGRGQVLRFGGQVMKNVAGYDVSRLMAGSLGTLGVLLEISLKVLPAPVETRTLLLELPREAALARLRELARQPCPLSGACHLDGRLYLRLYLRLSGALASVDAWARRIGGEVLAPGNTFWERLRDQRLDFFERQGQTLWRLSLAPATPRLACERDSLLDWAGAQR; translated from the coding sequence ATGACAGACGACCTGACCGACGCGCTGCGCGAGCAGGTGCGCGAGGCCGGGCACGCCGGCACCGCCCTGCGCATCCGCGGCCACGACAGCAAGGCCTTCTACGGCGAACCCGTGGACGGCGAGCCCCTGGACCTGTCGGCACACCGCGGCATCGTGGACTACGAGCCGACCGAGCTGGTGCTCACCGCGCGTGCCGGCACCCCGCTGGCCGAGATCGAGGCCCTGCTCGCCGAAAAGGGCCAGGTGCTGGCCTTCGAGGCGCCGCGCTTCGATGGCCGTGGCACCCTCGGCGGTGCGGTCGCCAGCGGCCTGGCTGGCCCGCGTCGACCCTGGGGCGGCGCGCCACGCGACCTGGTACTGGGCGTGCGCCTGCTCGACGGCCGCGGCCAGGTGCTCCGCTTCGGCGGGCAGGTGATGAAGAATGTCGCGGGCTACGATGTCTCGCGCCTGATGGCCGGCAGCCTGGGCACCCTGGGGGTGCTGCTCGAGATCTCGCTCAAGGTGCTGCCCGCACCGGTCGAAACCCGTACCCTGCTGCTGGAGCTGCCGCGCGAAGCCGCGCTGGCACGCCTGCGTGAACTTGCCCGCCAACCCTGCCCGCTGAGCGGCGCCTGTCATCTCGACGGCCGCCTGTACCTGCGCCTGTACCTGCGCCTGTCCGGCGCCCTCGCCAGCGTGGACGCCTGGGCGCGGCGCATCGGTGGCGAGGTACTGGCACCGGGCAACACCTTCTGGGAACGCCTGCGCGACCAGCGGCTCGACTTCTTCGAGCGCCAGGGACAGACCCTCTGGCGCCTGTCGCTGGCACCCGCCACGCCACGCCTGGCCTGCGAGCGCGACAGCCTGCTCGACTGGGCGGGCGCCCAGCGCTAG
- a CDS encoding FAD-linked oxidase C-terminal domain-containing protein, which produces MFTDHPAEAIREQVAAYDGHAEIFRRGEGETAPFQVLSPSLVMLHRRIKERFDPAGILNPGRLGSVC; this is translated from the coding sequence GTGTTCACCGACCACCCGGCCGAGGCGATTCGTGAACAGGTCGCGGCGTACGACGGCCATGCCGAGATCTTCCGCCGCGGCGAGGGCGAGACCGCCCCCTTCCAGGTGCTCTCGCCGAGCCTGGTCATGCTGCACCGGCGGATCAAGGAACGTTTCGACCCGGCCGGCATCCTCAACCCCGGGCGGCTGGGTAGCGTCTGCTAG
- a CDS encoding dihydrolipoyl dehydrogenase, with the protein MSAEERQVDVAIIGLGSAGLYTLGKVRPTGKSVVVIDGGELGTTCARVGCMPSKAIIQVAEDFHRRELYSRLGIEGGEHLRVDLPEVMEYVRDLRDTFVDRVLSNSSDNFPEGLLIEQYAHFVEPDLLETDDGQRIRAGAIVIATGSRPIVPEAWAEFADDIITTDNFFEQETLPSSCAVIGLGVIGLELGQAMQRLGVEVTGIDMAQTVGGLSDPEVAKQAIEIVGKQMPLWLGTPAELSRAEDGRIRVTAGERSVVVDKVFACLGRQPNVDRLNLAAAGIPVDERGVPVFDRHTMQVGDLPIFIAGDADAERPLLHEAGDEGRIAGHNAAHEGITAFRRKTPLNIVFSDPNIVQVGARFSELDPETTAIGQMAVPPVGRALILANNRGLIRVYADKSSGRMLGAEMICVRGEHLGHLLAWCIQKEMTVGEMLQMPFYHPVMEEALQAALYDLYHKVEAKNDTPVPELQPL; encoded by the coding sequence GTGTCAGCAGAAGAACGTCAGGTAGATGTCGCCATCATCGGGCTGGGCAGCGCCGGCCTCTACACCCTGGGCAAGGTCCGTCCCACCGGCAAGTCGGTGGTGGTCATCGACGGCGGCGAGCTGGGCACTACCTGCGCCCGCGTCGGCTGCATGCCCTCGAAGGCCATCATCCAGGTCGCCGAGGACTTCCACCGCCGCGAACTGTATTCGCGCCTCGGCATCGAGGGGGGCGAGCACCTGCGGGTCGATCTGCCCGAGGTCATGGAATACGTGCGCGACCTGCGTGACACCTTCGTGGACCGGGTGCTGTCGAACAGCTCCGACAACTTCCCGGAAGGACTGCTGATCGAGCAGTACGCGCATTTCGTCGAACCCGACCTGCTGGAGACCGACGACGGCCAGCGTATCCGCGCCGGTGCCATCGTGATCGCCACCGGCTCGCGTCCCATCGTGCCCGAGGCCTGGGCGGAGTTCGCCGACGACATCATCACCACCGACAACTTCTTCGAGCAGGAGACCCTGCCGTCGTCCTGCGCGGTGATCGGCCTGGGCGTGATCGGCCTGGAGCTGGGCCAGGCCATGCAGCGACTGGGCGTGGAGGTGACCGGCATCGACATGGCGCAGACCGTCGGCGGCCTCAGCGACCCCGAGGTGGCGAAACAGGCCATCGAGATCGTCGGCAAGCAGATGCCCCTGTGGCTGGGCACGCCGGCCGAGCTGTCGCGCGCCGAAGACGGACGCATCCGCGTCACCGCGGGCGAACGCAGCGTGGTGGTGGACAAGGTGTTCGCCTGCCTCGGTCGCCAGCCCAACGTGGATCGCCTGAACCTGGCGGCGGCCGGCATCCCGGTGGACGAGCGCGGGGTGCCGGTGTTCGACCGGCATACCATGCAGGTCGGCGACCTGCCGATCTTCATCGCCGGCGACGCCGATGCCGAGCGGCCACTGCTGCACGAGGCCGGCGACGAGGGCCGCATCGCGGGCCACAACGCGGCCCACGAGGGCATCACCGCCTTCCGCCGCAAGACGCCGCTGAACATCGTATTCTCCGACCCCAACATCGTGCAGGTGGGTGCGCGTTTCAGCGAACTCGATCCCGAGACCACCGCAATCGGCCAGATGGCCGTCCCGCCGGTGGGGCGCGCGCTCATCCTGGCCAACAACCGCGGCCTGATCCGCGTCTACGCCGACAAGTCCAGCGGGCGCATGCTGGGCGCGGAGATGATCTGCGTACGCGGCGAACACCTGGGCCACCTGCTGGCCTGGTGCATCCAGAAAGAGATGACCGTGGGTGAGATGCTGCAGATGCCCTTCTATCACCCGGTGATGGAAGAGGCCCTGCAGGCCGCGCTGTACGACCTGTATCACAAGGTGGAAGCGAAGAACGACACCCCGGTCCCCGAGCTGCAACCCCTGTAA
- a CDS encoding response regulator transcription factor: MNSTVRAEPVVWVVDDDEAMRSSLKWLIESVGMRVESFDSADAFLRDHYPGRFGCLLLDVRMPGMSGLDLLEYLEREQMMPPTIIITGHGDVPMAVRAMKAGAVDFIEKPFNDETLLDAIRHALAKEEERRVTSAQVAEYAERVEHLTPRELEVMKMVTDGRSNKEIANALGVSAKTIEAHRARVMEKMHARSLAELVRMVIAVEQRWPL; the protein is encoded by the coding sequence ATGAACAGCACAGTGCGCGCCGAACCCGTGGTATGGGTCGTGGACGACGACGAGGCCATGCGTTCCTCGCTCAAATGGCTCATCGAATCGGTGGGCATGCGGGTCGAGAGCTTCGACTCGGCCGACGCCTTTCTGCGCGACCACTACCCCGGGCGCTTCGGCTGCCTGCTGCTGGATGTGCGCATGCCAGGCATGAGCGGGCTAGACCTGCTCGAGTACCTGGAAAGGGAACAGATGATGCCGCCGACCATCATCATCACCGGGCATGGCGATGTCCCCATGGCAGTGCGCGCCATGAAGGCCGGCGCAGTGGACTTCATCGAGAAGCCCTTCAATGACGAGACCCTGCTGGACGCCATCCGTCACGCCCTGGCCAAGGAAGAGGAACGCCGGGTCACCAGCGCCCAGGTGGCGGAATACGCCGAGCGGGTGGAGCATCTCACCCCGCGCGAGCTGGAGGTGATGAAGATGGTCACCGACGGGCGCTCCAACAAGGAGATCGCCAACGCCCTGGGGGTGTCGGCCAAGACCATCGAGGCGCATCGTGCGCGGGTGATGGAAAAGATGCACGCCCGCTCGCTGGCCGAGCTGGTGCGCATGGTGATCGCGGTGGAGCAGCGCTGGCCGTTGTGA